CACTCACCTATGGGTAGGAGAAGGTATTGAACTGGAAGTCTCAGCTGAAACAGCAGGTTTGAGCCCTGAGCAATTACGTCAATTCTTAAAAGGCGTGATGCAGGTATATGAACAAGTTAAAAAGGATGCTCAATGATTGTCATTGAAAAGGTAAAAAACATATTTTCTAGCAGTAATAAGAAATTAGCCCTGCAATCAGTCTGCGCAACTGGTGTAGCCAATGGTTTATTGCTCGATTTGACCATACGCCAGCACTATAAAAACAACACCAACAAAACTTTGGAGGTTGTTTACTCATTTCCTATGGCTTGGGGCGCCACCTTCATGGGAATGCAGGCAGAGATTAGCGGTCAACGCTTGGTCGGCACGGTGATTGAAAAAGCGAAAGCAACCGAACAATATGAAAAGGCGATAGCTGATGGCGATACTCCCATCATGATTGAAAAGAATTCTGATGGTCTATATACCGCCAATCTGGGAAACCTTAAACCCAATGAAGATGTAGTTATTGAATATAGCTATGCGCAACTGCTCAAATATGAGCAAGGCTCAATGCGCATCGGTATTCCTACGGTCATCGCTCCGCGCTATGGCGATGCCAAAAAAGGGGGTATTGAAGATCACCACAGTACTGAGTCTGATTTCTTAACTGAATATCCTTTTTCTCTGTCCCTTCAATTAACCGGCGGCCTAGAAAAAGCCACAGCTGAATGCCCATCACATCAAGTAAAAGTGACCAAACAAGATGAGGGCTTATTGGTCTCGATTGAACGTGAAGCTTTTTTAGATCGCGACTTCATCCTCAATTTAACTGGCTTGCAAAACCAATCCTTTTATATTGTCACACCAGATAAACAACTCGGACCCGATGGTTGCACTGTCTTAGCAAGTTTTTGCCCACCAACCATCGACAATCAAAAAGATAGCTCACTAGATCTGAAGATCTTGGTTGATTGTTCAGGCTCCATGGAGGGTGATAGCATTCAATCGGCAAAACGCGCCCTGCATCACGTATTGAGCCACTTAACTGCAGAAGATCGATTTAGTTACTCTAAGTTTGGTAATCATACCAACCACCTATTTTCTAAAGTTAAGCCAGCCGACCAATTTCATATCTCTGCCGCCTCTTTATTGATAGAGAACACAAATGCCGATATGGGCGGCA
The window above is part of the beta proteobacterium CB genome. Proteins encoded here:
- a CDS encoding Transcriptional regulator, MerR family codes for the protein MGISLERIREVLSGSPMPLPERAKKPGDISVRTHLWVGEGIELEVSAETAGLSPEQLRQFLKGVMQVYEQVKKDAQ